In one Vulgatibacter incomptus genomic region, the following are encoded:
- a CDS encoding phage tail protein, giving the protein MAEPFLSEIRITSFGFAPRGWAMCDGQILPINQNQGLFSLLGTTFGGDGRTTFGLPDLRGRVPIHAGNGHVLGERGGSTAVTIQPAQMPVHSHSVAAASRRGTEPDPSGTVLAAAGGEQYGPPSNLAALHLDSVGDFAGGGQAHLNLQPYQVLSFMIALQGIFPSPS; this is encoded by the coding sequence ATGGCCGAGCCTTTCCTCTCCGAGATCCGGATCACCTCCTTCGGCTTCGCTCCTCGAGGCTGGGCGATGTGCGACGGCCAGATCCTCCCCATCAACCAGAACCAGGGCCTGTTCAGCCTGCTCGGCACGACGTTCGGTGGCGACGGGCGGACGACTTTCGGTCTCCCGGACCTGCGAGGCCGGGTCCCGATTCACGCCGGCAACGGCCACGTGCTGGGTGAGCGCGGCGGTTCCACTGCGGTGACGATCCAGCCTGCGCAGATGCCCGTCCACAGCCATTCGGTGGCGGCCGCGAGCCGTCGGGGCACCGAGCCGGACCCCTCCGGAACCGTGCTCGCAGCGGCAGGCGGCGAGCAGTACGGACCTCCCTCGAACCTCGCGGCCCTCCACCTCGACTCCGTCGGGGACTTCGCGGGCGGGGGGCAAGCACACCTCAACCTGCAGCCCTACCAGGTCCTCTCGTTCATGATTGCCCTGCAGGGCATCTTCCCGTCTCCATCCTAG
- a CDS encoding phage tail protein has protein sequence MAIPYVGEIRMFAGNFAPAGWEFCNGQVVPIDLYETLYNLIGTTYGGDGQETFGLPNLCGRLPVHAGNGFVLGGQGGSEMVTLATSQVPTHRHRLMASRSAGVTSAPTGQVLAADGALVYAEGREPVPLGTGSTGVAGGSQPHSNLMPYTCVSFIISAYGIFPSPF, from the coding sequence ATGGCGATTCCATACGTAGGCGAGATCCGGATGTTCGCCGGGAACTTCGCGCCGGCTGGCTGGGAGTTCTGCAACGGCCAGGTCGTCCCCATCGACTTGTACGAAACGCTCTACAATCTGATTGGCACGACCTACGGCGGGGATGGGCAGGAGACGTTCGGCCTTCCCAACCTCTGCGGCCGACTGCCGGTCCACGCGGGCAACGGCTTCGTCCTGGGTGGCCAGGGCGGGAGCGAGATGGTCACGCTGGCGACCAGCCAGGTTCCGACCCATCGGCACCGGCTGATGGCGTCCCGGTCAGCGGGCGTGACCTCCGCTCCGACGGGCCAGGTGCTGGCGGCGGACGGCGCGCTGGTCTACGCCGAAGGCCGCGAACCCGTTCCCCTCGGCACAGGGTCCACTGGAGTCGCGGGAGGCAGCCAGCCGCACTCGAACCTCATGCCCTACACCTGCGTGAGCTTCATCATCTCGGCGTACGGAATCTTTCCGTCCCCGTTTTAA
- a CDS encoding phage tail protein yields MADPFVAEIRIFPFNFAPRWWALCDGQILPLAQNTALFTLLGTNYGGNGLTNFALPDLQGAAPMGWGQGQGLSYRDIGESGGSETVALAASQIPAHSHSLTASSAAGDARNPSTEASLGAAPQMYAANAQGDTELSPAALDGGGSGAPHENMQPYMTFHFCIALVGVYPPRG; encoded by the coding sequence ATGGCTGACCCATTCGTCGCAGAGATTCGCATCTTCCCTTTCAATTTCGCTCCGAGGTGGTGGGCCCTCTGTGACGGTCAGATCCTTCCGCTCGCCCAGAACACGGCCCTCTTCACCCTCCTCGGGACCAATTACGGCGGGAACGGCCTGACGAACTTCGCGCTCCCCGACCTGCAGGGTGCCGCACCGATGGGCTGGGGCCAGGGGCAAGGGCTCTCCTACCGCGACATTGGGGAATCGGGTGGGAGTGAGACCGTCGCGCTTGCCGCGTCACAGATTCCGGCGCATTCGCACTCGCTGACTGCCTCCTCCGCCGCCGGGGACGCGCGGAACCCCTCGACCGAGGCCAGCCTGGGCGCGGCGCCGCAGATGTACGCCGCCAATGCGCAAGGGGACACCGAGCTCTCCCCTGCGGCTCTCGACGGCGGCGGTTCCGGTGCGCCGCACGAGAACATGCAGCCCTACATGACCTTCCACTTCTGCATCGCCCTCGTCGGCGTTTATCCGCCGAGAGGGTAG
- a CDS encoding GNAT family N-acetyltransferase — MQLPPFSLRPVGPGDEPFLLAVYASTREEELRPVPWSDAEKEAFVRFQFEAQHKQYREHCADARFDVICVGDRPVGRLYVHRSAEEIRIIDIALLTAERGRGIGSALLERFLAESRETGVPVRIHVEKHNPAMRLYTRLGFVPIADRGVYLFLEWKARNDA, encoded by the coding sequence ATGCAGCTCCCGCCGTTTTCACTCCGGCCGGTCGGCCCCGGAGATGAGCCCTTCCTCCTCGCGGTCTATGCGAGCACGAGGGAGGAGGAGCTGCGACCTGTCCCGTGGTCCGACGCCGAGAAGGAAGCGTTCGTCCGCTTCCAGTTCGAGGCGCAGCACAAGCAGTACCGGGAGCATTGCGCGGACGCGCGCTTCGACGTCATCTGTGTCGGCGATCGGCCGGTGGGCCGCCTCTACGTGCACCGGAGCGCGGAGGAGATCCGGATCATCGACATCGCGCTGTTGACCGCGGAGCGTGGCCGGGGCATCGGAAGCGCGCTGCTGGAGCGGTTCCTCGCCGAGTCCCGCGAGACGGGTGTTCCCGTGCGCATCCACGTCGAGAAGCACAACCCGGCCATGAGGCTCTACACGCGTCTCGGTTTCGTCCCGATCGCCGATCGCGGTGTGTATCTCTTTCTCGAGTGGAAGGCGCGAAACGATGCTTGA
- a CDS encoding DUF6916 family protein, protein MLEGLTAAQFSSRIGESFVLRLDGGEPPELELVLSEVAEGPVDPRPPEARRAPFSLLFRGPASPALPQRIYKLRHRELGELEIFLVPIRRDAQGLVYEAIFG, encoded by the coding sequence ATGCTTGAGGGTCTCACTGCCGCCCAGTTCTCCTCCCGGATCGGCGAGAGCTTCGTGCTCCGTCTCGACGGAGGCGAGCCGCCCGAACTCGAGCTCGTCCTGAGCGAGGTCGCGGAAGGGCCCGTCGATCCGCGGCCCCCAGAGGCGCGGCGAGCGCCATTCTCGCTCCTCTTCCGCGGACCGGCGTCCCCTGCCCTCCCTCAGCGCATCTACAAGCTGCGGCACCGCGAGCTGGGCGAGCTCGAGATCTTCCTCGTCCCCATCCGGCGCGACGCGCAGGGCCTCGTCTACGAAGCGATCTTCGGATAG
- a CDS encoding GNAT family N-acetyltransferase, giving the protein MSRSPDSDHDFRRMDELVRAAWKERGPHVPFTAGDLQWRMNRNDLVRMEHIRLWEAPDGTLLGFAWRYARGEIDVLFHPASHAERLVPEVIEWSESLEEPRPTIWALEGDRQLAEALVDAGLAPTGGCYLHLARPVRELELRPTLPPGFSLRGVDAGELAARAAAHRAAFGSERLQASIYERLVRAPLYRPEHDVVALTPEGEMAAFALGWFDPATGVGELEPVGTVPAWRGLGLARAASMDALRRMAEAGARLALVYALATDPVSSRLYQSIGLQIVDRNLSYARPA; this is encoded by the coding sequence ATGTCGCGCTCTCCCGATTCCGACCACGACTTTCGACGCATGGACGAGCTGGTCCGGGCGGCGTGGAAGGAGCGCGGCCCGCACGTGCCCTTCACCGCCGGCGACCTGCAGTGGCGGATGAACCGGAACGACCTCGTCCGGATGGAACACATCCGGCTCTGGGAGGCACCCGACGGAACGCTGCTCGGATTCGCGTGGCGCTACGCGCGAGGCGAGATCGACGTGCTCTTTCATCCAGCCTCCCACGCCGAGCGTCTCGTCCCCGAGGTGATCGAATGGTCGGAGTCGCTCGAGGAGCCGAGGCCCACGATCTGGGCGCTGGAGGGAGATCGGCAGCTCGCTGAGGCCCTCGTCGACGCCGGCCTCGCGCCAACCGGCGGCTGCTATCTACATCTGGCCCGCCCGGTTCGGGAGCTGGAGCTGCGGCCGACGCTTCCGCCGGGCTTCTCGCTCCGAGGCGTCGACGCCGGAGAGCTGGCCGCGAGAGCGGCTGCCCACCGCGCGGCCTTCGGGAGCGAGCGGTTGCAGGCGTCGATCTACGAGCGCCTGGTCCGCGCGCCGCTGTACCGGCCGGAGCACGACGTGGTGGCGCTCACCCCCGAGGGCGAAATGGCTGCCTTCGCGTTGGGCTGGTTCGATCCGGCCACCGGCGTGGGTGAGCTGGAACCGGTGGGCACCGTGCCCGCCTGGCGCGGACTGGGCCTCGCCCGCGCAGCTTCGATGGACGCGCTGCGGAGGATGGCGGAGGCGGGGGCCAGGCTGGCGCTCGTCTACGCGCTCGCCACCGATCCGGTCTCCTCGCGCCTCTACCAATCGATCGGACTACAGATCGTCGATCGGAACCTCAGCTACGCGCGCCCCGCCTGA
- a CDS encoding multicopper oxidase family protein — MRFLALLLAPLAILPACKDSEGRAVERLAAEASPFLERKPASTGRIRELDLVAAPTNLALLDGRSLDVWAYNGQLPGPTIRVMVGDTLRVRFLNRLPQPSTIHWHGIRLPNGMDGVPGVTQPPIPPGGSFVYEFVARDPGTFWYHPHIRGSEQLERGLYGMLIVEEAEAPPEREILWVLDDWRLDETGQIDPRFVTRGDLAHDGRWGTVITVNGDVAPDLVLGEGERVRLRILNAANGRVFRPDFGAFDARVIAFDGLATARPLPADDLVLAPGNRVDLDLVASSRQGDRIRVMDRFTRRENHLATIRVGPSLAPIVVRRPNPGFVPTWSGAEAIAPDVTFRLNAKLGGPFGVQWMINDHPMHHDDQSPISEWHEPPYRLRRGKWTKLRFVNESARLHPMHLHGQFFKVVARDGRPVDEEHWRDTVLVGPRETVDVGLVPTEPGSWMLHCHIMEHQDAGMMTLIAVDG; from the coding sequence AAGCCTGCATCGACCGGACGGATCCGCGAGCTCGACCTCGTCGCGGCCCCGACGAACCTCGCGCTCCTGGACGGCCGTTCTCTCGACGTCTGGGCCTACAACGGGCAGCTCCCCGGACCGACGATCCGCGTGATGGTGGGCGACACGCTACGGGTTCGCTTCCTCAACCGGCTGCCGCAGCCGAGCACGATCCACTGGCACGGGATCCGTCTTCCAAATGGAATGGACGGCGTACCGGGCGTGACCCAACCTCCCATTCCGCCGGGTGGGAGCTTCGTCTACGAGTTCGTCGCGAGGGATCCGGGAACCTTCTGGTACCACCCGCACATCCGGGGCAGCGAGCAGCTCGAGCGAGGCCTCTACGGCATGCTGATCGTCGAGGAGGCGGAAGCACCGCCGGAACGGGAGATCCTCTGGGTCCTCGACGACTGGCGGCTCGACGAGACCGGCCAGATCGACCCGCGCTTCGTCACGAGGGGTGACCTGGCCCACGACGGACGGTGGGGAACCGTGATCACCGTCAACGGAGACGTCGCGCCAGACCTCGTCCTGGGCGAGGGGGAGAGGGTACGGCTGCGCATCCTCAACGCGGCGAACGGGCGGGTGTTCCGCCCGGATTTCGGCGCCTTCGACGCGCGCGTGATCGCCTTCGACGGCCTCGCGACGGCCCGTCCCCTTCCGGCGGATGATCTCGTGCTCGCGCCCGGAAACCGCGTCGATCTGGACCTCGTGGCTTCGTCTCGCCAGGGCGACCGAATTCGAGTGATGGACCGTTTCACCAGGAGGGAAAACCACCTCGCCACGATCCGGGTAGGCCCATCGCTGGCGCCGATCGTTGTTCGGAGACCCAATCCGGGCTTCGTGCCGACGTGGAGCGGCGCCGAGGCGATTGCGCCCGACGTCACGTTCCGGCTGAACGCGAAGCTCGGCGGGCCGTTTGGCGTCCAGTGGATGATCAACGACCATCCCATGCACCACGACGACCAGAGCCCGATCTCGGAATGGCACGAGCCCCCCTACCGGCTGCGGCGGGGCAAGTGGACGAAGCTGCGCTTCGTGAACGAGTCCGCGCGGCTGCACCCGATGCACCTCCACGGCCAGTTCTTCAAGGTCGTCGCGAGGGACGGGCGCCCTGTCGACGAGGAACACTGGCGTGACACGGTGCTCGTCGGCCCTCGGGAGACGGTGGACGTCGGGCTCGTGCCGACCGAGCCCGGCAGCTGGATGCTCCACTGTCACATCATGGAGCACCAGGACGCAGGCATGATGACGCTGATCGCCGTGGACGGATAG